The genomic stretch GGGGTCGCCGTGGCTGCGGCCATCCTGGCAGCACAGTTTCTACCGCACACCGATACGACGATTGGCGTAATCATCTGGTGGGCTTCCCTGGTCGGTATCGCCACCTCCACGTTGCTGCTGGTCGATCGGCTGGCCAGGCGTGCGTTACCGCTGGCGATCCTCATGCAGATGACGATGCTTTTCCCCGACAAAGCGCCCAACCGGGTAAAGATGGTTCGCAAGGCCGGGTCGGTCAAGCGTATGGAGGAGCGACTCGAAGCCGCCAAAGCTGCCGGGGAGGATGATGTTGCGGGCAACGCGGAAAATGTATTGGCATTGGCCGGGGCTCTCAGCGCCCACGATCGACTGACCCGCGGCCACGCGGAGCGCGTGAGGGTCTTCGTCGACCTCATCGCCGAAGAGTTGGACCTTGACGATGACGATCGGGACCGGTTGCGGTGGGCATCCCTACTGCACGATATCGGCAAGCTCGACGTTCACCAGGAGATCCTGAACAAAGACGGGCGACCTACCGAGGAGGAGTGGGAGGAACTCCGCCTGCATCCGACGTTCGGCGCCGCCCTGATCGGGCCGTTGGCTCCCTGGCTGGGTGATTGGTCGCTGGCGGTCGAGCAGCATCATGAGAAGTATGACGGGACCGGATATCCCCACGGGCTGGCAGGCGAAGGCATTTCGTACGCCGCCCGCATCGTCGCGGTGGCCGACGCGTATGACGCGATCACGTCGGCCCGGTCGTACAAGACGCCGATCAGCGCCCACACGGCTCGTCAAGAATTAGCCCGGTCGGCCGGAACCCACTTTGATCCCGCCATTGTGCGGGCGTTCATGAGCATTTCGCTCGGCAAGATCCGCTGGGTGATCGGGCCGGCTTCCTGGTTTGCCCAGATCCCATTCATCGGTGGGTTGGAGCGGATCGGACGGGACCTTTCCATTCTTGGCGTGGCGCTGCTCACCGTGTTCGGGGCCGTTCGCGGTGGAATCATCGACGTGCCG from Acidimicrobiia bacterium encodes the following:
- a CDS encoding tandem-95 repeat protein, with the translated sequence MALSETENRWTSRVWQARLLRLLIFLAPVGVAVAAAILAAQFLPHTDTTIGVIIWWASLVGIATSTLLLVDRLARRALPLAILMQMTMLFPDKAPNRVKMVRKAGSVKRMEERLEAAKAAGEDDVAGNAENVLALAGALSAHDRLTRGHAERVRVFVDLIAEELDLDDDDRDRLRWASLLHDIGKLDVHQEILNKDGRPTEEEWEELRLHPTFGAALIGPLAPWLGDWSLAVEQHHEKYDGTGYPHGLAGEGISYAARIVAVADAYDAITSARSYKTPISAHTARQELARSAGTHFDPAIVRAFMSISLGKIRWVIGPASWFAQIPFIGGLERIGRDLSILGVALLTVFGAVRGGIIDVPEAADSIPVTTVVALAPGSGSGGVTGSDDPGDAPIATTSTSTTTTSTTSTSTPAVTTTTSTSPATTTTTVLPTTTAAPRTTTTTVAALRAPTAGNDLATTAEDVAVTVPVLDNDSDPDGDSLVVGGYDVRTAFGGDVVCGQTSCTYYPALNFNGIDSFGYVVSDEKGGLDNGNVTVTVTPVNDAPVARADSASTTAGNAVVIYVLTNDSDPEGQQRSIGAFDASSAQGGTVSCDVACVYSPPAAFSGTDTFSYTVADPAGLTSTATVTVTVN